The genomic interval TTAAATTTCTAAACTTAGGGCGAATGCTCGACATAGTAGTGCAATTTGCCAAAGGAAGTAAAGTTTAGGGTAATAGATTAAGGAGTTGGAATGGTTTGGAACAAACAGCGTGTGGCAAGCACACGGAATTTGACCTAAAAAGACACAAAATTCAAACCAAGGGAATCTATCAAGGACCACCTTCCCCCACTTGAATTTATTTACTTCTTATTTTCTAATCACCTCAAGTCACCAACAACTGaaataaattatcaataaaatGTTGCCTATTTCTTCTAATAATGaactaaactaaaataaaaatttatattcttTCTTATGATCCACAAAAGTCAGTTTCCATGAGAAAAAGAAAGGCAAGAACAAACAACTCCATCAACGTATCAAATTTTTAGACCTTGAATTCATCGCACCTGATCAAGGAAGACCAAGGCGCGTGGAATCCACACTTCCATTAATTATttcaataaaataaatcaataacTCAAACCATGACAAAAGTGCTTCCTTCTGAAGAAAGCAAATGGGAGAGCAAGGCAAAGAAGATAAGAAAAacattattgttttttttttataaaaaatatcaaattataaCGCCATTTATCTTAAAAGTGTATGGTTTATTGAATTTAATTGACCTAAAAGAAGGTTGCTTCATAAGTAACAATGAAGTATGATTGGTTGAGGTAAATAATTCATATCACAAATAATCTGGGGTCGATTTCTAATAGATGCGAAAATCCCGCGGATTACCTCATCCCCTTAGCATGTGTTATTATTACTAGAGGAAATCTTCCGTAATTTATATGTTTGTATCTAGTTGAGGGACCGACGATACTAGACCATATGAGATAAACATTATCATATGTAACAAAGTATGATTGCAGAGTTGATCACTAATTCAAAAATAATAGCATTTGGCCAATGCCTTTACATGACTTCTAGACTAATCTATCATGAATAATTAATTACTATGCTATTGGTAAAATTTGATGGTTAATACTAAGAAAAAAATGCATTGAGGTTGGCATCATCTCCCAAGGCCAGAGATTAAGAAATTGTTAGAAGTttcttttttgtattttttttaatacaattACTATTTTATTggctcatcctcttcttcttcttggccttaAAAACACATCACCAAGAGAGAACCTCCATTGCAAGCCAAAGGGAGAGAGAGGGATGGAGAACAAGATGAATAGCATCACCATCTCCTTTGTTCTCCTTTTTTGTTTCTCCTCCTCCCTTGTTAGGACTCAATCAGATTCTTGCTCTTCGCGGCTTAAAGTTAGCAACCTCATCCCGTTCGACACCACTACCTTCCACTGCATCTCTGCTTGGAATGCACAAGGCTTCATCCTCAGGGTAGAACCTTTGATGTCTTTAAAATTCAAATACTTCAAGTTGATAAAGACTtagttattgttattttaaatatGAACAGTATGCTCAGACTGGCCAGAACCTTTGGAGTTTCATCCTTTCAGCCCCTGATCCGAATTCCTACATATCAATTGGATTCTCGAGCAACGGGAACATGGATGGGAGCAGTGCTATGGCTGGATGGACTACGCCGACGGGTGGTTCAGGGATTGCAAAGCAATACTATTTGGGGGGAAAGAGCTCGAGCCAGTGTCCACCTGACCAAGGGAACTTACAGTTGGTGCCAAACAAGACAGTGGTTGTGTCACAATCATCACAGCTTTACCTAGCATTTCAAATAGATGCCTCACAACCTAAGTCGCACCTCATTTATGCGGTTGGTCCGCAAGGGACTGTCCCTTCGTCGAGCTACTATCTTCCAACTCACCAGAGCCAAACTTCTACTTCCATTAACTATGCCACAGGTGAGTTTGAGAAACACTTGTCTTATTAACCCATGTAACATTCTAGATTCCTGTTCATTCAGTCAAGTCATTATTAACATGGTATATAGTTCAAGTGTTTGTAGTCATTATCATGTTATGGATTCAAAATAAGGTTTTGAATCCATAATTACACAACTAGCAATTTTTTTTCAATGTAACAAATCCATCTTAAAGTTTAAAAGCTTCATCTTTGTTGAATGAAACAGGGGTGGCTACTAGTGCAGGAAGTGGATTCTCAACTAAAAGATGGCATGGACTGTTGACAATTTTAGGGTGGGGATTACTGATGCCTGTGGGAATAATTATGGCCAGATACTTCAAGCACTATGATCCTCTTTGGTTCTACTCCCACATCTCGATCCAAGGTGTCGGATTTGTGCTTGGTTTGGCAGGCATCATAGCGGGATTCAGCCTCGATGACAATGGTGTATCGAATGTCGACACCCACAAAGCCATTGGATACTGCATCTTGGTTGGTGGCATCCTCCAGGTACATAAAtccattaaaattttaaaattttgaatttgactTGAGCATGTAATGAGGTCTGGTTACTTGGGCTCCACTATTGTTATACAGGTAATGGCATTTCTTATCAGGCCTGACAAATCTTCAAAGATCAGAAGGTATTGGAATTGGTATCATCACTATGTTGGCAGGGGAGCCATAGTTTTAGCAGTGGCTAACATCTTCCTCGGCATATCCATAGCTCATGAATCAGGTTCATGGACAGTGGCTTATGTGATCTGTCT from Zingiber officinale cultivar Zhangliang chromosome 6B, Zo_v1.1, whole genome shotgun sequence carries:
- the LOC121990493 gene encoding cytochrome b561 and DOMON domain-containing protein At3g07570-like; translated protein: MENKMNSITISFVLLFCFSSSLVRTQSDSCSSRLKVSNLIPFDTTTFHCISAWNAQGFILRYAQTGQNLWSFILSAPDPNSYISIGFSSNGNMDGSSAMAGWTTPTGGSGIAKQYYLGGKSSSQCPPDQGNLQLVPNKTVVVSQSSQLYLAFQIDASQPKSHLIYAVGPQGTVPSSSYYLPTHQSQTSTSINYATGVATSAGSGFSTKRWHGLLTILGWGLLMPVGIIMARYFKHYDPLWFYSHISIQGVGFVLGLAGIIAGFSLDDNGVSNVDTHKAIGYCILVGGILQVMAFLIRPDKSSKIRRYWNWYHHYVGRGAIVLAVANIFLGISIAHESGSWTVAYVICLIILVICNIVLEVKKYLAKDDDL